Proteins encoded by one window of Nomascus leucogenys isolate Asia chromosome 19, Asia_NLE_v1, whole genome shotgun sequence:
- the GLTPD2 gene encoding glycolipid transfer protein domain-containing protein 2 produces MGVAVRPPALRHWFSHSIPLAIFALLLLYLSARSLGARSGCGPRAQPCVPGGTAPFQVRQESGPLEAPERKQPPCLGPRGMLGRMMRPFHASLKPEGDVGLSPYLAGWRALVQFLTPLGSVFAFATREAFTKVTALEARVHGPDAEHYWSLAAMAAWEQRAGLLEQPGAAPRDPARSSGSRTLLLLHRALRWSQLCLHRVATGTLGGPDAGVQCSDAYRAALGPHQPWLVRQTARLAFLAFPGRRRLLELACPGATEAEARAALVRAAGTLEDVYNRTQSLLAERGLLQLA; encoded by the exons ATGGGAGTGGCGGTGCGGCCCCCAGCCCTGCGGCACTGGTTCAGCCACTCAATTCCTCTCGCTATCTTCgcgctgctgctgctttatctcAGTGCTCGGAGCCTAG GCGCCCGCTCGGGCTGCGGACCCAGGGCACAGCCCTGCGTTCCAGGGGGAACTGCGCCCTTCCAG GTCCGGCAGGAGTCGGGACCCCTGGAGGCCCCGGAGAGGAAACAGCCTCCGTGTCTGGGCCCTCGGGGGATGCTGGGCCGCATGATGAGGCCGTTCCACGCCAGTCTGAAACCCGAAGGGGATGTGGGGCTGTCGCCGTACCTGGCGGGATGGAGGGCACTCGTCCA GTTCCTGACTCCCCTCGGCTCCGTCTTCGCCTTCGCCACTAGGGAGGCCTTCACCAAGGTGACAGCCCTGGAGGCTCGGGTGCACGGCCCGGACGCGGAGCACTACTGGTCGCTGGCGGCCATGGCGGCCTGGGAGCAGAGGGCGGGACTGCTGGAGCAGCCGGGGGCGGCTCCCCGGGACCCGGCCCGGAGCTCGGGCTCTCGCACGCTGCTCCTGCTGCACCGCGCGCTGCGctggtcccagctctgcctccaccGGGTGGCGACCGGCACGCTGGGAGGCCCGGACGCGGGCGTGCAGTGCAGCGACGCCTACCGTGCGGCCCTGGGCCCGCATCAGCCCTGGCTGGTCCGTCAGACCGCCCGCCTCGCCTTCCTCGCCTTCCCGGGTCGCCGCCGCCTGCTGGAGCTGGCGTGTCCCGGAGCCACCGAGGCGGAGGCGCGGGCCGCGCTGGTCCGGGCCGCCGGCACCCTGGAGGATGTCTACAACCGCACCCAGAGCCTGCTGGCCGAGCGCGGCCTGCTCCAGCTGGCCTAA
- the VMO1 gene encoding vitelline membrane outer layer protein 1 homolog isoform X1 — MERGAGAKLLQLLLLLRATRFTCAQADGRNGYSAVIEVTNGGPWGDWAWPEMCPDGFFASGFSLKVEPPQGIPGDDTALNGIRLHCARGNVPGNTHVVESQSGSWGEWSEPLWCRGGAYLVAFSLRVEAPTTPGDNTAANNMRFRCSDGEELQGPGLSWGDFGDWSDRCPKGACGLQTKIQGPRGLGDDTALNDARLFCCRS; from the exons ATGGAGCGGGGCGCAGGAGCcaagctgctgcagctgctgctgcttctgcggGCGACTCGTTTCACATGTGCACAGGCAGATGGCCGGAACGGCTACTCGGCGGTCATCGAAGTGACCAACGGGGGTCCCTGGGGCGACTGGGCCTGGCCCGAGATGTGTCCTGACGGGTTCTTCGCCAGCGGGTTCTCGCTCAAG GTGGAGCCTCCCCAAGGCATTCCTGGCGACGACACTGCACTGAATGGGATCAGGCTGCACTGCGCGCGCGGGAACGTCCCAGGCAATACGCACGTGGTAGAGTCCCAGTCTGGAAG CTGGGGCGAATGGAGTGAGCCGCTGTGGTGTCGCGGCGGCGCCTACCTAGTGGCTTTCTCGCTTCGCGTGGAGGCACCCACGACCCCCGGTGACAACACAGCAGCGAACAACATGCGCTTCCGCTGTTCAGACGGCGAGGAACTGCAGGGGCCTGGGCTGAGCTGGGGAGACTTTGGAGACTGGAGTGACCGTTGCCCCAAGGGCGCGTGCGGCCTGCAGACCAAGATCCAGGGACCTAGAGGCCTCGGCGATGACACTGCGCTGAACGACGCGCGCTTATTCTGCTGCCGCAGTTGA
- the VMO1 gene encoding vitelline membrane outer layer protein 1 homolog isoform X3, whose amino-acid sequence MERGAGAKLLQLLLLLRATRFTCAQADGRNGYSAVIEVTNGGPWGDWAWPEMCPDGFFASGFSLKLGRME is encoded by the exons ATGGAGCGGGGCGCAGGAGCcaagctgctgcagctgctgctgcttctgcggGCGACTCGTTTCACATGTGCACAGGCAGATGGCCGGAACGGCTACTCGGCGGTCATCGAAGTGACCAACGGGGGTCCCTGGGGCGACTGGGCCTGGCCCGAGATGTGTCCTGACGGGTTCTTCGCCAGCGGGTTCTCGCTCAAG CTGGGGCGAATGGAGTGA
- the VMO1 gene encoding vitelline membrane outer layer protein 1 homolog isoform X2 — protein MERGAGAKLLQLLLLLRATRFTCAQADGRNGYSAVIEVTNGGPWGDWAWPEMCPDGFFASGFSLKVEPPQGIPGDDTALNGIRLHCARGNVPGNTHVLGRME, from the exons ATGGAGCGGGGCGCAGGAGCcaagctgctgcagctgctgctgcttctgcggGCGACTCGTTTCACATGTGCACAGGCAGATGGCCGGAACGGCTACTCGGCGGTCATCGAAGTGACCAACGGGGGTCCCTGGGGCGACTGGGCCTGGCCCGAGATGTGTCCTGACGGGTTCTTCGCCAGCGGGTTCTCGCTCAAG GTGGAGCCTCCCCAAGGCATTCCTGGCGACGACACTGCACTGAATGGGATCAGGCTGCACTGCGCGCGCGGGAACGTCCCAGGCAATACGCACGTG CTGGGGCGAATGGAGTGA